The following coding sequences are from one Streptomyces sp. V3I7 window:
- a CDS encoding NAD+ synthase, with the protein MPQLRLALNQVDAKVGDLAHNTESVVRWTRHAAERGAHLVAFPEMVLTGYPVEDLALRSSFVEASRAALRTLAARLADEGLGEVPVVVGYLDRAGTARPRYGQPAGAPQNAGAVLHGGEVILTFAKHHLPNYGVFDEFRYFVPGDTMPVLRVHGVDVAFAICEDLWQDGGRVPAARSADAGLLLSINASPFEVHKDDTRLDLVRKRAQEAGCTTAYVAMTGGQDELVFDGDSIVVDADGDVLARAPQFAEECVLLDLDLPPAAAVAPTGVVDDGLRIERVVLSEEPVPAYEPRYTGERADRLDDTEEMYAALVAGLRAYVHKNGFRSVLIGLSGGIDSALVAAIACDAVGAENVYGVSMPSKYSSEHSKEDAAELARRTGLNFRTVPIAPMFDAYMESLGLTGLAEENLQSRLRGTLLMALSNQEGHIVLAPGNKSELAVGYSTLYGDSAGAYGPIKDVYKTSVFQLAEWRNRVALERDETPPIPENSLTKPPSAELRPGQMDTDSLPDYAVLDAILDLYVDHDKGADTIIAAGFDPDLVTKTLRMVDTAEYKRRQYPPGTKISAKGFGKDRRMPITNGWRERG; encoded by the coding sequence GTGCCTCAGCTACGTCTCGCCCTGAACCAGGTGGACGCGAAGGTCGGCGACCTCGCCCACAACACCGAGTCGGTGGTCCGCTGGACGCGGCACGCCGCCGAGCGGGGAGCGCACCTCGTGGCGTTCCCCGAGATGGTGCTGACCGGGTATCCCGTCGAGGACCTGGCGCTGCGCTCCTCCTTCGTCGAGGCCTCCCGCGCCGCCCTGCGCACGCTGGCCGCACGGCTCGCCGACGAGGGGCTCGGGGAGGTGCCGGTGGTCGTCGGCTACCTCGACCGCGCCGGGACCGCGCGGCCGCGCTACGGCCAGCCGGCCGGCGCCCCGCAGAACGCGGGAGCGGTGCTGCACGGCGGCGAAGTGATCCTCACCTTCGCCAAGCATCACCTCCCCAACTACGGCGTCTTCGACGAGTTCCGCTACTTCGTTCCGGGTGACACGATGCCGGTCCTGCGGGTGCACGGGGTGGACGTCGCCTTCGCCATCTGCGAGGACCTGTGGCAGGACGGCGGGCGCGTCCCGGCGGCCCGTTCGGCGGACGCGGGCCTGCTCCTGTCCATCAACGCCTCCCCCTTCGAGGTCCACAAGGACGACACCCGCCTCGACCTGGTCCGCAAGCGGGCCCAGGAGGCGGGCTGCACCACGGCCTACGTCGCGATGACCGGCGGCCAGGACGAGCTGGTCTTCGACGGCGACTCGATCGTGGTCGACGCCGACGGCGACGTGCTCGCGCGGGCGCCCCAGTTCGCCGAGGAGTGCGTGCTGCTGGACCTGGACCTCCCGCCGGCCGCTGCCGTCGCCCCGACGGGCGTGGTGGACGACGGTCTGCGCATCGAGCGCGTGGTCCTGTCCGAGGAGCCGGTCCCGGCGTACGAGCCCCGGTACACCGGCGAGCGCGCGGACCGGCTGGACGACACCGAGGAGATGTACGCGGCGCTGGTGGCGGGCCTGCGGGCGTATGTGCACAAGAACGGCTTCCGGTCGGTCCTGATCGGCCTGTCCGGCGGCATCGACTCGGCCCTCGTCGCGGCGATCGCCTGCGACGCGGTGGGCGCGGAGAACGTGTACGGCGTGTCGATGCCCTCGAAGTACTCCTCGGAGCACTCGAAGGAGGACGCGGCGGAGCTGGCGCGCCGCACGGGCCTCAACTTCCGTACGGTGCCCATCGCCCCGATGTTCGACGCGTACATGGAGTCGCTGGGGCTGACGGGCCTGGCGGAGGAGAACCTCCAGTCCCGCCTGCGCGGCACGCTGCTCATGGCCCTCTCCAACCAGGAGGGCCACATCGTGCTGGCCCCGGGCAACAAGTCCGAGCTGGCGGTGGGCTATTCGACCCTGTACGGCGACTCGGCGGGCGCGTACGGGCCCATCAAGGACGTGTACAAGACGTCGGTGTTCCAGCTCGCGGAGTGGCGCAACCGCGTCGCGCTGGAGCGGGACGAGACCCCGCCGATCCCCGAGAACTCCCTCACCAAGCCCCCGAGCGCCGAACTCCGCCCGGGCCAGATGGACACGGACTCCCTCCCGGACTACGCGGTCCTGGACGCGATCCTCGACCTCTACGTCGACCACGACAAGGGCGCCGACACGATCATCGCGGCGGGCTTCGACCCCGACCTGGTCACGAAGACCCTCCGCATGGTCGACACGGCGGAGTACAAGCGCCGCCAGTACCCGCCGGGGACGAAGATCTCGGCGAAGGGCTTCGGGAAGGACCGGCGGATGCCGATCACGAACGGGTGGCGGGAGCGGGGCTGA
- a CDS encoding helix-turn-helix domain-containing protein produces MSSRNMGSVGARIAYYRSVLRPKLTQQQLADAAHLSLGAVRKIERGERGVSNATLEAIADALGVDPSRLRADRGPAHTRVREALPALSAAIAAYDLPEEGPVRCLHELRTAVADTVRWRLAAQYTRIVRQLPDLLAELARAYDAAGPQTRPALAGLLVRGYRSADAIAYKFGAHDLSAQLVELMRWAAPKVEDPLLAASVAYVRTETFFAAHAYSSGLRALEQALDELPISDAPPAIAARGALHMRAAVVSGRARDASAAHTHLDQARRCADRVPEGVYCGTAFGRDSVRVHEVSVAVSLGDEHVVRALEVADGWKPPQEGLPAERRSAYYIELARAQLWSGRTDDAFASLQTARSIAPQHTREHPWVREDAATLRRLKRADAESLTNFAEWCAAT; encoded by the coding sequence ATGTCTTCGCGCAACATGGGCTCAGTAGGCGCGCGGATCGCCTACTACCGGAGCGTCCTGCGGCCGAAGCTGACCCAGCAGCAACTCGCTGATGCCGCCCATCTGTCTCTCGGGGCCGTTCGTAAGATCGAGCGTGGTGAGCGCGGTGTCAGCAATGCGACGCTCGAGGCCATCGCCGACGCCCTCGGTGTCGACCCGTCCCGATTACGCGCGGACCGCGGCCCGGCTCATACGCGGGTTCGTGAAGCGCTCCCCGCCCTTTCTGCTGCGATCGCCGCGTACGACCTTCCCGAAGAGGGACCTGTGCGCTGCCTCCATGAACTCCGCACGGCTGTCGCGGATACAGTGCGCTGGCGCCTGGCCGCCCAGTACACGCGCATTGTCCGTCAACTCCCCGACCTGCTCGCTGAACTGGCTCGTGCGTACGACGCCGCCGGTCCTCAGACACGGCCCGCGCTTGCCGGACTCCTGGTGCGGGGTTATCGGTCGGCGGACGCCATCGCCTACAAGTTCGGAGCCCATGACCTGTCCGCCCAACTGGTCGAGCTGATGCGGTGGGCGGCGCCCAAGGTCGAGGATCCCCTGCTGGCCGCCTCGGTCGCTTACGTCAGAACGGAGACGTTCTTCGCCGCACACGCCTACTCTTCGGGGCTGCGTGCCTTGGAGCAGGCACTGGACGAATTGCCGATCTCCGACGCTCCACCGGCGATCGCGGCTCGGGGCGCTCTTCACATGCGCGCTGCGGTCGTGTCCGGCCGGGCGCGGGATGCCTCTGCCGCACACACTCACCTCGATCAGGCCCGCCGATGCGCAGACCGGGTACCGGAAGGGGTGTACTGCGGTACGGCGTTCGGTCGCGATTCGGTACGCGTTCACGAGGTGTCCGTAGCAGTCAGCCTCGGGGACGAACATGTCGTACGGGCTCTTGAGGTCGCGGACGGATGGAAGCCGCCCCAGGAAGGCCTGCCGGCCGAGCGCCGCAGCGCTTACTACATCGAACTCGCCCGCGCCCAGCTGTGGTCCGGTCGTACCGACGACGCATTCGCGTCGCTGCAGACGGCTCGCAGCATCGCACCCCAGCACACCCGTGAGCACCCCTGGGTGCGGGAGGACGCCGCCACGCTACGACGCCTGAAGCGAGCCGACGCGGAAAGTCTCACGAACTTCGCCGAGTGGTGTGCCGCCACCTGA
- a CDS encoding endonuclease/exonuclease/phosphatase family protein, whose amino-acid sequence MRSWRGDPGIWRRGILIGLVAIALALVLLLHSRIPNTVGNLGSLIETFLPWLGLLIPVLLLLGLLRKSATALIAVLLPAIVWLNLFGQLLVDRTGAGGDLMVATHNVNADNADPAGTARDVASSGADVVALEELEASAVPVYERALAPTYRYHAVVGTVGLWSKYPMSDVHPVDIRLGWERAMRATVRTQEGPLAVYVAHLPSVRVKMAAGFTARQRDTSADALGEAIADEPISRVALLGDLNGTMNDRALNAVTSQLRSTQGAAGSGFGFSWPASFPMARIDQIMVRGVEPESSWTLPPTGSDHLPVAARVKLDTVS is encoded by the coding sequence ATGCGGTCCTGGCGGGGCGACCCGGGCATCTGGCGCCGCGGGATCCTCATCGGCCTCGTCGCGATCGCCCTCGCCCTGGTGCTGCTGCTCCACTCGCGCATCCCCAACACCGTGGGCAACCTCGGCAGCCTCATCGAGACGTTTCTGCCCTGGCTCGGTCTGCTGATCCCGGTGCTGCTGCTCCTCGGGCTGCTCCGCAAGTCGGCCACCGCGCTGATCGCGGTGCTGCTGCCGGCGATCGTGTGGCTGAACCTCTTCGGCCAGCTGCTCGTCGACCGGACCGGCGCGGGCGGCGACCTCATGGTGGCCACGCACAACGTCAACGCCGACAACGCCGACCCGGCCGGCACCGCCCGTGACGTCGCGTCCTCCGGCGCCGACGTGGTGGCGCTGGAGGAGCTGGAGGCTTCCGCGGTCCCCGTCTACGAGCGCGCGCTGGCGCCGACGTACCGGTACCACGCGGTCGTCGGCACGGTCGGGCTGTGGAGCAAGTACCCGATGAGCGACGTCCATCCCGTCGACATCCGGCTGGGCTGGGAGCGCGCCATGCGGGCCACGGTCCGCACGCAGGAGGGACCGCTCGCGGTGTACGTCGCCCATCTCCCCTCGGTCCGGGTGAAGATGGCGGCCGGCTTCACCGCCCGGCAGCGCGACACGAGCGCCGACGCGCTCGGCGAGGCCATCGCGGACGAGCCCATCTCGCGGGTCGCGCTGCTCGGCGACCTGAACGGCACGATGAACGACCGCGCGCTCAACGCCGTCACCTCCCAGCTGCGCTCCACGCAGGGCGCGGCGGGCAGCGGCTTCGGGTTCAGCTGGCCGGCGTCGTTCCCGATGGCGCGGATCGACCAGATCATGGTGCGGGGCGTCGAGCCGGAGAGCTCCTGGACGCTGCCGCCGACCGGGAGCGACCATCTGCCGGTGGCCGCGCGTGTGAAGCTCGACACGGTCTCTTAA
- a CDS encoding HAD family hydrolase: MIETIVFDIGETITRDDRYWASWADWLGVPRHTLSALVGAVVAQGLDNAEAIRLVRPGIDVASEYRAREAAGRGEQLDESDLYDDVRPALTALRKAGVRVVVAGNQTARMGDLMRDLDLPADVVLTSGEWGVAKPQPEFFARVLEVAQAAPEATLYVGDHPANDIFPAKAAGLRTAHIRRGPWGHLWADDPEVVAAADWRVESLTQLARIVSA, encoded by the coding sequence GTGATTGAGACCATCGTGTTCGACATCGGCGAGACGATCACCAGGGACGATCGGTACTGGGCCTCCTGGGCGGACTGGCTCGGAGTCCCCCGGCACACCCTCTCCGCGCTCGTCGGGGCCGTCGTCGCCCAGGGCCTCGACAACGCGGAGGCCATCCGGCTCGTGCGGCCGGGTATCGATGTCGCGTCCGAGTACCGCGCTCGTGAGGCTGCGGGCCGAGGCGAGCAGTTGGACGAGAGTGACCTCTACGACGACGTACGGCCCGCGCTGACCGCCCTGCGAAAGGCCGGGGTACGCGTCGTCGTCGCGGGCAACCAGACAGCCCGGATGGGTGACTTGATGCGTGACCTGGACCTGCCGGCGGACGTCGTTCTCACCTCGGGGGAGTGGGGGGTGGCCAAGCCGCAACCCGAGTTCTTCGCGCGGGTGTTGGAGGTGGCCCAGGCCGCTCCGGAAGCAACCCTGTACGTGGGAGATCACCCGGCCAATGACATCTTCCCCGCGAAGGCCGCAGGACTGCGCACCGCGCACATCCGGCGTGGACCGTGGGGGCATCTCTGGGCGGACGACCCGGAGGTCGTGGCAGCGGCGGACTGGAGAGTGGAGAGCCTGACACAACTCGCTCGGATCGTCTCGGCCTGA
- a CDS encoding GNAT family N-acetyltransferase has protein sequence MPELKRLHAGHAPAVLDFELANRTYFAASISDRGDDFFDQFTDRYNASLAEHEAGICAFYVLVAEDGSVLGRFNLYDLEDGTARLGYRVAERVAGRGVGTATVQELCRIAAARHGLRTLRAATSHDNAASQKVLTKAGFFPVGPATPADLGGKSGTWYERSPQP, from the coding sequence ATGCCCGAGCTGAAGCGGCTGCATGCCGGCCACGCCCCGGCGGTCCTGGACTTCGAGCTGGCGAACCGCACCTACTTCGCTGCCTCGATCTCCGACCGCGGCGACGACTTCTTCGACCAGTTCACCGACCGGTACAACGCCTCGCTGGCCGAGCACGAGGCCGGCATCTGCGCCTTCTACGTGCTCGTCGCCGAGGACGGCTCGGTACTCGGCAGGTTCAACCTGTACGACCTGGAGGACGGCACTGCCAGACTCGGCTACCGGGTCGCGGAGCGGGTCGCCGGCCGTGGCGTGGGGACCGCGACCGTCCAGGAGCTGTGCCGGATTGCGGCGGCACGGCACGGGCTGCGCACACTGCGGGCGGCCACCTCCCACGACAACGCCGCGTCCCAGAAAGTCTTGACCAAGGCCGGGTTCTTCCCGGTTGGCCCTGCCACCCCGGCCGATCTCGGCGGCAAGTCAGGCACCTGGTACGAGCGCAGCCCCCAGCCGTAG
- a CDS encoding MFS transporter: MPLALLALAVGAFGIGTTEFVMMGLLPDVADDLHISIPTAGHLVSAYALGVVIGAPLLAAATARMSRRTVLVALMGLFTVGNVLSAFAPDYHWLLAARFLSGLPHGAFFGVGAVVAAGLVAPERKARSVSRMFLGLTVANVVGVPVATLMGQHLGWRATFLAVGVIGLAAIASLLLLIPRDSAEAPAVGLRRELAALRSLPVWLAQATTVAGFAALFSAYSYITPMLTDSAGYAHASVTVLLALFGVGATAGNLLGGRLSDHSLRGTLFGGLAALVVVLAFFPVLMSAQWSAAVAVTLLGAAAFITGSPLQLMVMEKASAAPSLASSANQAAFNLANAGGAWIGGLALAAGFGVTSPALAGAGLAVLGVAVATLAYAVDRRRGAVTPARERLVTGHVPEPSEALRH, from the coding sequence ATGCCCCTGGCCCTGCTCGCCCTCGCCGTGGGCGCCTTCGGCATCGGCACGACCGAGTTCGTCATGATGGGCCTGCTGCCCGACGTCGCGGACGACCTGCACATCTCCATCCCCACCGCCGGGCACCTGGTCTCCGCGTACGCGCTCGGCGTGGTCATCGGCGCCCCGCTGCTCGCGGCGGCCACCGCCCGGATGTCCCGCCGCACGGTCCTCGTCGCGCTGATGGGTCTGTTCACCGTGGGCAACGTTCTCTCCGCCTTCGCCCCCGACTACCACTGGCTGCTGGCCGCCCGCTTCCTCAGCGGTCTGCCGCACGGCGCCTTCTTCGGCGTCGGTGCCGTCGTCGCCGCGGGCCTCGTCGCCCCCGAGCGCAAGGCCCGCTCCGTCTCGCGGATGTTCCTCGGCCTGACCGTCGCCAACGTCGTCGGGGTGCCGGTGGCCACGCTCATGGGCCAGCACCTGGGCTGGCGGGCCACCTTCCTCGCCGTGGGCGTGATCGGCCTGGCGGCGATAGCCTCGCTGCTGCTCCTCATCCCGCGCGACTCCGCCGAGGCCCCGGCCGTGGGCCTGCGCCGCGAACTGGCCGCCCTGCGCTCCCTGCCCGTCTGGCTGGCGCAGGCCACGACCGTGGCGGGCTTCGCGGCGCTCTTCTCGGCGTACAGCTACATCACGCCGATGCTCACCGACTCGGCCGGGTACGCCCACGCCAGCGTCACCGTGCTGCTGGCCCTGTTCGGCGTCGGCGCGACCGCCGGCAACCTGCTGGGCGGCCGCCTGTCCGACCACTCCCTGCGCGGCACGCTCTTCGGGGGCCTGGCGGCCCTGGTGGTCGTCCTGGCCTTCTTCCCCGTGCTCATGAGCGCCCAGTGGAGCGCGGCCGTCGCGGTCACCCTGCTCGGCGCCGCCGCGTTCATCACCGGCTCGCCGCTCCAGCTCATGGTCATGGAGAAGGCCTCCGCCGCCCCGTCCCTCGCCTCCTCCGCCAACCAGGCTGCCTTCAACCTCGCCAACGCGGGCGGCGCCTGGATCGGCGGCCTGGCCCTGGCCGCGGGCTTCGGCGTCACCTCCCCGGCACTGGCGGGCGCGGGCCTCGCGGTCCTGGGCGTGGCGGTGGCGACCCTGGCGTACGCCGTGGACCGCAGGCGCGGCGCGGTGACGCCGGCCCGCGAACGCCTGGTCACCGGCCACGTCCCGGAGCCGTCGGAGGCACTGCGCCACTGA
- the bla gene encoding class A beta-lactamase, producing MLSSGPRPSRRSALLLGAGAAASVALASAGTAHASVASGDDVSAQLKALEREHAARVGVFGRNLRTGKQVAYRADELFPMCSTFKTIAVAAVLRDLDRDGEFLAKRVFYAQADVDKAAYAPVTGLPENLANGMTVAGLCDAAIRYSDNGAANLLFAELGGPRAVTRFCRSIGDGTTRLDRWEPELNSAEPDRVTDTTTPRALGRTYARLVLGDALAPHDRERLTGWLLANTTSGERFRKGIPADWTVADKTGGGRYGTNNDAGIAWTPDGAPVVMTVLTTRFEEAAAADHPLVASTAALLAAALG from the coding sequence TTGCTTAGCTCAGGACCACGCCCGTCCCGGCGTTCCGCGCTGCTTCTCGGTGCCGGTGCGGCGGCTTCTGTCGCTCTCGCGTCCGCCGGGACGGCCCACGCGTCGGTCGCATCCGGCGACGACGTCAGCGCGCAGTTGAAGGCGCTGGAACGGGAACACGCCGCCCGGGTGGGGGTGTTCGGCCGCAATCTGCGTACCGGGAAGCAGGTGGCGTACCGGGCGGACGAACTCTTTCCGATGTGCTCGACGTTCAAGACCATCGCCGTCGCGGCCGTCCTGCGCGACCTCGACCGGGACGGCGAGTTCCTGGCCAAGCGGGTCTTCTACGCCCAGGCGGACGTGGACAAGGCGGCGTACGCCCCGGTCACCGGCCTGCCGGAGAACCTTGCGAACGGCATGACCGTCGCCGGGCTGTGCGACGCCGCCATCCGCTACAGCGACAACGGAGCGGCGAACCTTCTGTTCGCCGAGCTGGGCGGGCCGAGGGCCGTCACCCGGTTCTGCCGGTCGATCGGGGACGGCACGACCCGGCTCGACCGCTGGGAGCCCGAGCTCAACTCGGCGGAGCCGGACCGCGTCACCGACACCACCACCCCGCGCGCCCTGGGCCGGACGTACGCCCGCCTCGTGCTCGGCGACGCGCTCGCGCCGCACGACCGCGAGCGGCTCACCGGGTGGCTGCTCGCCAACACGACCAGCGGCGAGCGATTCCGCAAGGGGATCCCCGCCGACTGGACCGTCGCGGACAAGACCGGCGGCGGACGGTACGGCACGAACAACGACGCGGGCATCGCCTGGACGCCGGACGGCGCACCGGTCGTCATGACCGTACTGACGACCCGGTTCGAGGAGGCCGCCGCGGCCGACCACCCGCTGGTCGCGAGCACCGCCGCACTGCTGGCGGCGGCACTCGGCTAG
- a CDS encoding YdcF family protein, whose product MRRTARVALAGAAVLAWGEWLNWRWSRALVGNSGGTTEAVVVLGYRNSQATANGINRWRVRAGIRSIAADSTPRDTRVIFSGGTTSGGTAEARLMADYAKSGLGFDGTVVLEDQSRTTWENITNVIPLLEDVDRIKIASQPAHALKARAYLLRQRPDLAERLVRADDYRPGEWTVVKPLLALYGLWTLRGLNAGERNISRQSQGGGHLRGGTNLSPAHV is encoded by the coding sequence ATGCGACGTACGGCACGAGTGGCATTAGCTGGAGCTGCAGTTCTGGCCTGGGGCGAGTGGTTGAACTGGCGCTGGTCCCGAGCTCTCGTGGGGAACAGCGGGGGAACTACCGAGGCCGTGGTCGTGCTGGGATACCGGAACTCCCAAGCAACAGCGAACGGCATCAACCGCTGGCGAGTTCGTGCTGGAATTCGCTCCATCGCCGCTGACAGCACGCCGCGTGACACTCGCGTCATCTTCAGCGGCGGAACGACCAGCGGTGGCACGGCGGAGGCTCGGTTGATGGCCGACTACGCGAAGTCGGGGCTCGGGTTCGACGGCACAGTGGTCCTCGAAGATCAGAGCAGGACGACATGGGAGAACATCACGAACGTGATCCCGCTGCTTGAGGACGTCGACCGCATCAAGATCGCCTCCCAGCCGGCTCATGCGCTCAAGGCCCGCGCTTACTTGCTGCGGCAGCGCCCCGATCTTGCCGAGAGGCTCGTGCGTGCGGATGACTACCGTCCTGGCGAGTGGACAGTCGTCAAACCGTTGCTGGCTCTGTACGGACTTTGGACACTCCGCGGGCTCAACGCCGGCGAACGGAACATCTCTCGGCAGAGCCAGGGCGGCGGTCACTTGCGCGGCGGAACCAACCTCTCCCCCGCGCACGTGTAG